The Brassica napus cultivar Da-Ae chromosome C7, Da-Ae, whole genome shotgun sequence genome has a segment encoding these proteins:
- the LOC106354869 gene encoding F-box/kelch-repeat protein At4g39560-like encodes MMMSRCDAEEDPSQTKKRKLCPSSGLPEEMVLSCLARVSRSEQASLSLVSKRHRSLLTTPELYKFRTLLGCTENLIHLCLHIPPDPNPRWFTLSLKPLDRRLVPVRSYFYQPLDAASMVAHGCGIYVMGGRIGGRASSSVMFLDCRFHTWSTLPSMGVPRYSAASGVVDGKIYILGGCDDRDSSRWGEVFDPKKQTWDALPIPPPNCSRPSMWESIVIKEDKEKLVGACVSYIPSESKWKKGNKKTSQVYKGWHVIDNIVYCSALGGRILWCEAHEWERPVTTHVMEWREVMGLESLRETLAASKLGGSLGVQQTADASCRI; translated from the coding sequence atgatgatgagtCGATGCGACGCCGAGGAAGATCCATCACAAACGAAGAAACGGAAGCTGTGTCCGAGTAGTGGGCTGCCGGAAGAGATGGTTCTAAGTTGCTTGGCCCGCGTTTCGAGATCGGAACAAGCTTCCTTATCTCTCGTATCCAAGCGGCACCGATCTCTATTGACGACCCCTGAGTTGTACAAATTCCGAACCCTTTTGGGATGCACAGAAAACCTCATTCATCTATGCTTACACATCCCTCCAGATCCAAACCCACGCTGGTTCACCCTCTCCCTAAAACCCCTTGATCGGCGGCTGGTCCCAGTGCGGTCTTACTTCTACCAGCCTCTGGACGCAGCTTCCATGGTGGCCCATGGTTGCGGGATCTACGTCATGGGTGGAAGGATAGGCGGAAGAGCCTCGTCCAGTGTCATGTTCCTGGATTGTCGATTTCACACGTGGAGCACTCTCCCCTCCATGGGGGTGCCTCGATATTCAGCTGCGTCTGGTGTGGTGGACGGGAAGATATACATACTTGGAGGGTGTGATGACCGTGACTCCAGCAGGTGGGGAGAGGTTTTCGACCCAAAGAAGCAGACTTGGGATGCCCTGCCGATTCCCCCGCCTAATTGTAGTCGTCCCTCAATGTGGGAAAGCATAGTGATAAAAGAGGACAAGGAAAAGTTGGTTGGGGCATGTGTATCCTACATACCAAGTGAAAGCAAATGGAAAAAAGGGAATAAGAAAACCTCCCAAGTTTATAAGGGTTGGCACGTGATAGATAATATCGTGTACTGCAGTGCCTTAGGTGGGCGGATATTGTGGTGTGAGGCACATGAATGGGAGAGGCCCGTAACCACCCATGTGATGGAGTGGAGAGAGGTGATGGGCTTGGAGTCTCTCAGGGAAACTCTCGCTGCCTCCAAGCTTGGGGGATCTCTGGGAGTCCAACAAACCGCTGATGCTAGCTGCAGGATTTGA
- the LOC106357480 gene encoding lactoylglutathione lyase-like isoform X1: MTTRMAGFGEEESGISDSEIIEGFLRPKIEGEAVAIPGLIVELGEELYTREPWLLPQTAHPILNPREWLYLGKPKRNNFPVEGVDHEGCWVRIGSAILIRSEETDEIIGGTSRFRYRFRNKGDKHALRLLKRLDFSEMKFSLYFLDTSTAPTDPTATIELTHNWGTESDPEFKGGNSEPREFGHTGVTVDDVHKACERFEQLEVEFVKKPNDGKMKNIAFIKDPDGYWIEIFNLKSIGTTTGNAA; encoded by the exons ATGACGACGAGGATGGCAGGATTCGGCGAGGAAGAAAGTGGGATCTCAGACAGTGAGATCATAGAGGGTTTTCTGCGGCCAAAGATTGAAGGAGAAGCAGTGGCGATTCCGGGATTGATAGTGGAATTAGGGGAGGAGTTGTACACTCGAGAGCCATGGCTCCTTCCGCAGACAGCCCATCCCATCCTTAACCCTCGAGAGTGGCTCTACTTGGGGAAACCGAAACGAAATAATTTCCCCGTTGAAGGAGTTGATCACGAAGGGTGTTGGGTTCGCATTGGAAGTGCCATCTTGATCCGATCCGAGGAGACTGATGAAATAATTGGGGGAACGTCGAGATTCAGATATCGCTTCAGGAACAAGGGGGACAAACATGCTCTGAG ATTGCTGAAAAGGCTTGATTTCTCTGAGATGAAATTCAGCTTGTACTTCCTG GATACTTCAACAGCTCCAACGGATCCAACTGCAACAATTGAACTGACTCA TAACTGGGGTACGGAGAGTGATCCGGAGTTTAAAGGTGGGAACTCCGAGCCTCGTGAATTTG GGCATACTGGGGTAACGGTTGATGATGTGCACAAGGCATGCGAGAGATTTGAACAGCTGGAAGTAGAGTTTGTCAAGAAACCGAACGATG GAAAGATGAAGAATATAGCCTTCATCAAGGATCCTGATGGCTACTGGATCGAGATCTTTAATCTCAAGTCTATCGGGACAACAACCGGAAACGCAGCTTGA
- the LOC106357480 gene encoding uncharacterized protein LOC106357480 isoform X2 — translation MTTRMAGFGEEESGISDSEIIEGFLRPKIEGEAVAIPGLIVELGEELYTREPWLLPQTAHPILNPREWLYLGKPKRNNFPVEGVDHEGCWVRIGSAILIRSEETDEIIGGTSRFRYRFRNKGDKHALRLLKRLDFSEMKFSLYFLDTSTAPTDPTATIELTHNWGTESDPEFKGGNSEPREFGHTGVTVDDVHKACERFEQLEVEFVKKPNDVGRKDEEYSLHQGS, via the exons ATGACGACGAGGATGGCAGGATTCGGCGAGGAAGAAAGTGGGATCTCAGACAGTGAGATCATAGAGGGTTTTCTGCGGCCAAAGATTGAAGGAGAAGCAGTGGCGATTCCGGGATTGATAGTGGAATTAGGGGAGGAGTTGTACACTCGAGAGCCATGGCTCCTTCCGCAGACAGCCCATCCCATCCTTAACCCTCGAGAGTGGCTCTACTTGGGGAAACCGAAACGAAATAATTTCCCCGTTGAAGGAGTTGATCACGAAGGGTGTTGGGTTCGCATTGGAAGTGCCATCTTGATCCGATCCGAGGAGACTGATGAAATAATTGGGGGAACGTCGAGATTCAGATATCGCTTCAGGAACAAGGGGGACAAACATGCTCTGAG ATTGCTGAAAAGGCTTGATTTCTCTGAGATGAAATTCAGCTTGTACTTCCTG GATACTTCAACAGCTCCAACGGATCCAACTGCAACAATTGAACTGACTCA TAACTGGGGTACGGAGAGTGATCCGGAGTTTAAAGGTGGGAACTCCGAGCCTCGTGAATTTG GGCATACTGGGGTAACGGTTGATGATGTGCACAAGGCATGCGAGAGATTTGAACAGCTGGAAGTAGAGTTTGTCAAGAAACCGAACGATG TTGGCAGGAAAGATGAAGAATATAGCCTTCATCAAGGATCCTGA
- the LOC106357480 gene encoding lactoylglutathione lyase-like isoform X3: MFRVKDPKASLDFYSRVLGMSLLKRLDFSEMKFSLYFLDTSTAPTDPTATIELTHNWGTESDPEFKGGNSEPREFGHTGVTVDDVHKACERFEQLEVEFVKKPNDGKMKNIAFIKDPDGYWIEIFNLKSIGTTTGNAA, translated from the exons ATGTTTCGGGTGAAGGACCCTAAGGCTAGTCTTGACTTCTACTCACGTGTCCTGGGAATGTC ATTGCTGAAAAGGCTTGATTTCTCTGAGATGAAATTCAGCTTGTACTTCCTG GATACTTCAACAGCTCCAACGGATCCAACTGCAACAATTGAACTGACTCA TAACTGGGGTACGGAGAGTGATCCGGAGTTTAAAGGTGGGAACTCCGAGCCTCGTGAATTTG GGCATACTGGGGTAACGGTTGATGATGTGCACAAGGCATGCGAGAGATTTGAACAGCTGGAAGTAGAGTTTGTCAAGAAACCGAACGATG GAAAGATGAAGAATATAGCCTTCATCAAGGATCCTGATGGCTACTGGATCGAGATCTTTAATCTCAAGTCTATCGGGACAACAACCGGAAACGCAGCTTGA
- the LOC106354868 gene encoding putative F-box protein At3g22650, translating into MVLSTPIYTSKWRLQIFLLLLGLLGSWANEGKTQQLPHFLGYGREQTLIHCDGLFLVHAPNRSQSHLYLWNPFLGDSSQIFPCDSIFSFEYLGIGYRKVPANTPRNYTILGFSGKDEGSVEILDLETCVWKKLQAKLDWLVHPSCHGLSIGGNMYWLTSSNTIQLFSFTTEEFKKLGELVFVHDEKTQAMSLSSHKGNRLSLLLQGLTGDIAFWVSSPLDDEIVSWTCLLNVSDPRIPSLGDDSVYSPHFLEKNDTIVLLSREKEEREEWDEAFLKTGDEEVSKAYISLLKINKKGVLGRVRIVETSFWHPFFCGYVYTPSLVRVPYLPHRPSHFRSECSRPLKIS; encoded by the exons ATGGTGCTAAGCACCCCTATTTATACTAGTAAGTGGAGACTACAA atatttcttcttcttcttgggcttCTTGGGTCTTGGGCTAATGAGGGAAAAACCCAACAATTACCACATTTCCTTGGCTACGGAAGGGAGCAAACACTTATCCACTGTGATGGTCTATTCCTCGTGCATGCTCCTAACCGGAGTCAATCTCACCTCTACTTGTGGAATCCATTCCTCGGAGACTCTAGCCAGATATTCCCGTGCGATAGCATCTTTTCGTTTGAATACTTGGGTATAGGTTATCGTAAGGTCCCAGCCAATACTCCAAGAAACTATACAATATTGGGGTTCTCAGGGAAAGATGAAGGGTCTGTGGAGATTTTGGATTTGGAAACTTGTGTATGGAAGAAACTTCAAGCGAAGCTTGACTGGCTAGTTCACCCTTCTTGTCATGGATTATCAATCGGTGGTAATATGTACTGGCTAACCTCTAGCAACACCATTCAACTTTTCAGTTTTACAACTGAAGAGTTCAAAAAGCTTGGTGAACTAGTGTTTGTCCACGATGAAAAAACACAAGCCATGTCGCTTTCTTCTCATAAAGGAAACAGACTCTCGTTGTTACTTCAAGGTCTCACTGGAGATATTGCGTTTTGGGTTTCAAGCCCTCTGGATGATGAGATTGTCTCGTGGACATGCCTCCTCAATGTTTCTGATCCCAGAATCCCGTCTCTAGGAGACGATTCGGTTTATTCTCCACATTTCCTCGAGAAAAACGACACCATCGTACTTCTTAGTAGAGAGAAGGAAGAAcgtgaagagtgggatgaagcTTTTCTGAAAACGGGTGATGAAGAAGTTTCAAAAGCATATATAAGCCTCCTCAAAATCAACAAAAAAGGAGTACTTGGTCGTGTTCGCATTGTTGAAACATCTTTTTGGCATCCTTTCTTTTGCGGCTATGTATACACGCCGAGTCTCGTCCGAGTTCCATATCTGCCTCACCGTCCATCCCATTTCAG GTCTGAGTGTTCCAGACCTTTGAAGATCTCTTGA